In one Pseudomonas hydrolytica genomic region, the following are encoded:
- a CDS encoding TOBE domain-containing protein, whose protein sequence is MSPLDPLAQLLNRRPKRLALLEQIAEQGSITRAAKAAGLSYKAAWDAIDELNNLSEQPLVSRSVGGKGGGGARLTPAGERLLALQRRLQALQTQLLQAAGDEADLELLGRLMLRTSARNQLAGRVRQIQSHGHNDLIDIELPGGAHLQAQITHDSTENLQLSAGSSVVALIKAGWLELQPLSQAADAERNALEGRIEQILPASDGPSEVRMSLSNGQTLCASVEPQHLATLGLVVGDPVRAQFAASQVLLGTQL, encoded by the coding sequence ATGTCGCCACTCGATCCCCTCGCCCAACTGCTCAACCGCCGCCCGAAGCGCCTGGCCCTGCTCGAGCAGATCGCCGAGCAGGGGTCCATCACCCGCGCGGCCAAGGCAGCCGGGCTCAGCTACAAGGCGGCCTGGGATGCCATCGACGAGCTGAACAACCTGTCCGAGCAGCCGCTGGTCAGCCGCAGCGTCGGCGGCAAGGGCGGCGGCGGCGCGCGCCTGACGCCTGCCGGCGAGCGCCTGCTGGCATTGCAGCGCCGGCTGCAGGCGCTGCAGACACAACTGCTGCAGGCCGCCGGCGACGAGGCCGACCTGGAACTGCTCGGTCGCCTGATGCTGCGCACCAGCGCGCGCAACCAGCTCGCCGGACGCGTGCGCCAGATTCAGTCCCACGGCCACAACGACCTCATCGATATCGAACTGCCTGGCGGTGCGCACCTGCAGGCGCAGATCACCCACGACAGCACGGAAAACCTGCAGCTCAGCGCTGGCAGCAGCGTGGTCGCTCTGATCAAGGCCGGCTGGCTGGAGCTGCAGCCGCTGAGCCAGGCGGCAGACGCCGAACGCAATGCACTGGAAGGCCGTATCGAGCAGATCCTGCCGGCCAGCGATGGCCCCAGCGAAGTACGCATGAGCCTGAGCAACGGCCAGACCCTGTGCGCCTCGGTCGAGCCGCAACACCTTGCGACGCTGGGCCTGGTCGTCGGCGACCCGGTGCGCGCGCAATTCGCCGCCAGCCAGGTGCTGCTGGGTACGCAACTGTAG
- a CDS encoding alpha/beta fold hydrolase — protein sequence MRETLILLPGWGLDGAVLQPLAEALGDELQVHVADLPALTSVSVPDWLDELDARLPGDCWLAGWSLGGMLAAALAARRGERCRGLIGLASNARFVSSDAWPQAMPADTYATFYEGCAHNAGATLRRFAMLCAQGSGDARGLARLLQANVLANEPSLLAGLQVLATLDNCTALATFAGPQLHLLAEQDALVPAAVADELLALLSAGEVDVLEGCGHAFVVEQPQALAGLLLEFIREASDGDA from the coding sequence ATGCGTGAGACGCTGATTCTGTTGCCGGGCTGGGGCCTGGATGGTGCCGTGCTGCAGCCGCTGGCCGAGGCGCTGGGTGACGAACTGCAGGTGCACGTTGCCGATCTGCCGGCGCTGACCTCGGTCAGCGTGCCGGATTGGCTGGACGAGCTGGACGCGCGTCTGCCGGGCGATTGCTGGCTGGCCGGCTGGTCGCTCGGCGGCATGCTCGCCGCCGCCCTGGCCGCGCGCCGCGGCGAGCGTTGCCGTGGCCTGATCGGCCTGGCCAGCAACGCACGCTTCGTTTCCAGCGACGCCTGGCCGCAGGCGATGCCGGCTGATACCTATGCCACCTTCTATGAGGGTTGCGCGCACAACGCCGGCGCCACCCTCAGGCGTTTCGCTATGCTCTGCGCCCAGGGCAGCGGCGACGCCCGAGGCCTGGCGCGCTTGCTGCAGGCCAATGTGTTGGCCAACGAGCCTTCGCTGCTGGCCGGATTGCAGGTACTGGCGACGCTGGATAACTGTACCGCGCTCGCGACCTTCGCCGGACCGCAGCTGCACCTGCTGGCCGAACAGGACGCCCTGGTGCCGGCCGCCGTCGCCGATGAGCTGCTGGCGCTGCTGTCAGCCGGCGAGGTGGACGTGCTGGAGGGCTGCGGCCACGCCTTCGTTGTGGAACAACCGCAGGCCCTGGCGGGGCTGCTGCTCGAGTTTATCCGCGAGGCCAGCGATGGCGACGCGTAG
- a CDS encoding ComF family protein, translating to MPLFPASLAHRLAWLRPRRHCQLCDEASDHAELSICSACQTDLPWLGAHCQVCAVPLPAQGMICGACQNKPPSFARVEAPWRYAFPVDNLITRFKHQGQWPHGRLLGELLAEHLSHAYDEGLARPQVLLPVPLARKRQRLRGFNQAQMLATWLGASLGLPVQHDWLQRRIDTPAQQGLDAATRKRNLRQAFTLDAKAQVAGCHLALVDDVLTTGATAGTLARLLRHAGAQRVDVYCLARTPRPGDG from the coding sequence ATGCCGCTCTTTCCAGCTTCGCTCGCGCATCGCCTTGCCTGGCTGCGCCCCAGGCGCCACTGCCAGCTGTGCGATGAAGCCAGCGATCACGCCGAACTGAGCATCTGCAGCGCCTGCCAGACCGACTTGCCCTGGCTCGGCGCACACTGCCAGGTCTGCGCAGTGCCGCTACCGGCCCAAGGCATGATCTGCGGCGCCTGCCAGAACAAGCCGCCGAGCTTCGCCCGCGTGGAAGCGCCGTGGCGCTACGCCTTTCCGGTGGACAACCTGATCACCCGCTTCAAGCACCAGGGCCAATGGCCTCACGGCCGCCTGCTCGGCGAATTGCTGGCCGAGCACCTGAGCCACGCCTACGACGAAGGGCTGGCGCGACCGCAAGTGCTTCTACCAGTGCCTCTGGCACGCAAGCGCCAGCGACTGCGCGGCTTCAACCAGGCGCAGATGCTCGCCACCTGGCTGGGCGCCAGCCTGGGTTTGCCGGTGCAGCATGACTGGCTGCAGCGCCGCATCGACACGCCCGCGCAGCAAGGTCTGGACGCCGCCACGCGCAAGCGCAACCTGCGCCAGGCCTTCACCCTGGATGCCAAAGCGCAGGTTGCCGGCTGCCATCTGGCGCTGGTCGACGACGTACTCACCACCGGTGCGACCGCCGGTACGCTCGCCCGTTTGCTGCGCCACGCCGGTGCCCAGCGGGTCGATGTCTACTGCCTGGCCCGCACGCCGCGCCCGGGCGATGGCTGA
- the bioF gene encoding 8-amino-7-oxononanoate synthase, with protein MSFDLAARLAERQAADLFRQRPLLQTPQGPQVRADDQELLAFCSNDYLGLANHPEVIRALQLGAEKWGVGGGASHLVIGHSTPHHELEEALAEFTGRPRALLFSTGYMANLAVVTALLGQGDSVLQDRLNHASLLDAGLLCGARFSRYLHNDAVSLANRLRKASGNCLVVTDGVFSMDGDLADLPVLCAEARARDAWVMVDDAHGFGPLGATGGGIVEHFGLGLDEVQVLVGTLGKAFGTAGAFVAGSEELIETLIQFARPYIYTTSQPPAVACATLKSLELLRREGWRREHLQRLIARFRQGAAEIGLSLMDSPTPIQPILVGDSARALKLSALLKDRGLLVGAIRPPTVPAGSARLRVTLSAAHSEAQLELLLEALAECWPQVQADA; from the coding sequence ATGAGCTTCGATCTCGCTGCCCGCCTGGCCGAGCGCCAGGCCGCCGATCTGTTCCGCCAGCGCCCGCTGTTGCAGACCCCACAGGGGCCACAGGTGCGCGCCGACGATCAGGAGCTGCTGGCCTTCTGTTCCAACGACTACCTGGGCCTGGCCAATCACCCCGAGGTGATCCGTGCCCTGCAGCTGGGTGCGGAAAAATGGGGCGTCGGCGGCGGCGCCTCGCATCTGGTGATCGGCCACAGCACGCCGCACCATGAGCTGGAAGAGGCGCTGGCGGAATTCACCGGGCGCCCGCGGGCGCTGCTGTTCTCCACCGGCTACATGGCCAACCTGGCGGTCGTCACCGCGCTGCTCGGTCAGGGCGACAGCGTGCTGCAGGACCGTCTCAACCACGCCTCGCTGCTCGATGCCGGCCTGCTTTGCGGCGCGCGTTTCTCGCGCTACCTGCACAACGATGCGGTGAGCCTGGCCAATCGCCTGCGCAAGGCCAGCGGCAACTGCCTGGTGGTCACCGATGGCGTGTTCAGCATGGACGGTGACCTCGCCGATCTGCCGGTGCTGTGCGCCGAAGCGCGCGCCCGGGACGCCTGGGTAATGGTTGACGACGCCCATGGCTTCGGCCCGCTGGGCGCCACCGGCGGCGGCATCGTCGAGCACTTCGGTCTGGGCCTGGATGAGGTGCAGGTGCTGGTCGGCACGCTGGGCAAGGCCTTCGGTACCGCCGGCGCCTTCGTCGCCGGCAGCGAGGAACTGATCGAGACCCTGATCCAGTTCGCCCGCCCCTACATCTACACCACCAGCCAGCCGCCGGCGGTGGCCTGCGCCACCTTGAAAAGCCTGGAGCTGCTGCGCAGAGAAGGCTGGCGCCGCGAGCACCTGCAGCGGCTGATCGCGCGCTTTCGTCAGGGCGCGGCCGAGATCGGCCTGAGCCTGATGGACAGCCCGACGCCGATCCAGCCGATCCTGGTCGGCGACAGCGCCCGGGCGCTGAAACTCTCGGCCCTGCTCAAGGACCGCGGCCTGCTGGTCGGGGCTATCCGTCCGCCCACCGTACCGGCGGGCAGCGCGCGGCTGCGCGTGACCCTGTCCGCCGCGCACAGCGAGGCGCAGCTCGAGCTGCTGCTCGAAGCCCTGGCCGAGTGCTGGCCGCAGGTGCAGGCCGATGCGTGA
- the bioB gene encoding biotin synthase BioB, with translation MSATAAITTRHDWTLAEVRALFEQPFNDLLFQAQSVHRQHFDPNRVQVSTLLSIKTGACPEDCKYCPQSGHYNTGLDKEKLMEVEKVLQAAAEAKAIGSTRFCMGAAWKHPSAKDMPYVLKMVEGVKKLGLETCMTLGKLTQEQTQALAEAGLDYYNHNLDTSPEFYGNIITTRTYSERLQTLAYVREAGMKICSGGILGMGESVDDRAGLLIQLANLPEHPESVPINMLVKVKGTPLAEEKDVDPFDFIRTLAVARIMMPKSHVRLSAGREQMNEQMQALAFMAGANSIFYGEKLLTTANPQADKDMALFKRLGIKPEEREEHADEVHQAAIEQALVEQRDSKLFYNAASA, from the coding sequence ATGAGCGCAACCGCCGCAATCACCACCCGCCACGACTGGACTCTCGCCGAGGTTCGCGCACTGTTCGAGCAGCCGTTCAACGACCTGCTGTTCCAGGCGCAGAGCGTCCATCGTCAGCACTTCGACCCCAACCGTGTGCAGGTTTCCACGCTGCTGTCGATCAAGACCGGCGCGTGTCCGGAGGATTGCAAGTACTGCCCGCAGTCCGGCCACTACAACACCGGCCTGGACAAGGAAAAGCTGATGGAGGTGGAGAAGGTGCTCCAGGCCGCCGCCGAGGCCAAGGCCATCGGCTCCACCCGCTTCTGCATGGGCGCGGCCTGGAAGCATCCGTCGGCCAAGGACATGCCCTACGTGCTGAAGATGGTCGAGGGCGTGAAGAAGCTCGGCCTGGAAACCTGCATGACCCTGGGCAAGCTGACTCAGGAGCAGACCCAGGCGCTGGCCGAGGCGGGGCTGGACTACTACAACCACAACCTCGATACCTCGCCGGAGTTCTACGGCAACATCATCACCACCCGCACCTATTCCGAGCGTCTGCAGACCCTGGCCTACGTGCGTGAGGCGGGGATGAAGATCTGCTCCGGCGGCATCCTCGGCATGGGCGAGTCGGTGGACGACCGCGCAGGGCTGTTGATCCAGCTGGCCAACCTGCCGGAGCACCCGGAGAGCGTGCCGATCAACATGCTGGTCAAGGTCAAGGGCACGCCGCTGGCCGAGGAGAAGGACGTCGACCCGTTCGATTTCATCCGCACCCTGGCCGTGGCGCGCATCATGATGCCAAAATCCCACGTGCGCCTGTCCGCCGGCCGCGAGCAGATGAACGAGCAGATGCAGGCCCTGGCCTTCATGGCCGGCGCCAACTCAATCTTCTACGGCGAGAAGCTGCTGACCACCGCCAACCCCCAGGCGGACAAGGACATGGCGCTGTTCAAGCGCCTCGGCATCAAGCCGGAAGAGCGCGAGGAACATGCCGACGAGGTGCACCAGGCCGCCATCGAGCAGGCGCTGGTCGAGCAGCGCGATTCCAAGCTGTTCTACAACGCCGCCTCGGCCTGA
- the rarD gene encoding EamA family transporter RarD yields MATANPQRGYILGLTAYIIWGLFPLYFKALQSVPAMEIIVHRVLWSALFGGLLLLVWKHPGWWRELRDNPKRLAVLAGCGLLIATNWLVYVWAVNSERMIEASLGYYINPLINVLLGLLILGERLRRLQWLAVGLAALGVLQQLWQVGSLPWVSLVLALTFGFYGLIRKQAPVAALPGLVVETWLLLPVALAWLVLHPAAMSSQASFWTSSEALWLAAAGPITLVPLVCFNAAARHLPYTTLGFLQYLAPTLVLLQAILLFDEHFSPSTLLAFACIWAGLFVYSLDIWLSLRKRSNA; encoded by the coding sequence ATGGCCACCGCCAACCCGCAACGCGGGTACATTCTGGGCCTTACCGCCTACATCATCTGGGGTCTGTTCCCGCTCTACTTCAAAGCTCTGCAAAGCGTCCCGGCGATGGAGATCATCGTCCACCGGGTGCTCTGGTCGGCGCTGTTCGGCGGCCTGCTGCTGCTCGTCTGGAAACACCCGGGCTGGTGGCGCGAGCTGCGCGACAACCCCAAACGCCTGGCGGTGCTGGCCGGCTGCGGCCTGCTGATCGCCACCAACTGGCTGGTGTACGTGTGGGCGGTGAACAGCGAACGGATGATCGAGGCCAGCCTGGGCTACTACATCAACCCGCTGATCAACGTGCTGCTCGGCCTGCTGATCCTCGGCGAGCGCCTGCGCCGCCTGCAGTGGCTGGCGGTCGGCCTGGCCGCGCTGGGCGTGCTGCAGCAGCTTTGGCAGGTGGGCAGCCTGCCCTGGGTGTCGCTGGTACTGGCGCTGACCTTCGGCTTCTACGGGCTGATCCGCAAGCAGGCGCCGGTGGCAGCACTGCCCGGGCTGGTGGTGGAAACCTGGCTGCTGCTGCCGGTGGCACTGGCCTGGCTGGTGCTGCACCCCGCGGCGATGAGCAGCCAGGCGAGCTTCTGGACCAGCAGCGAGGCGCTCTGGCTGGCGGCGGCCGGCCCCATCACCCTGGTGCCGCTGGTGTGCTTCAACGCCGCGGCGCGGCATCTGCCCTACACCACGCTGGGCTTTCTGCAGTACCTGGCCCCGACCCTGGTGCTGCTGCAGGCCATCCTGCTGTTCGACGAACATTTCTCGCCGAGCACCCTGCTGGCCTTCGCCTGCATC
- a CDS encoding serine/threonine protein kinase: MSHPFSTLTPDLVLDAVESLGYLSDARVLALNSYENRVYQVGIEDETPLIAKFYRPDRWSDAAIREEHTFSLELAEHEVPVVAPLLRDGETLFEHGGFRFALFPRRGGRAPEPGNLDQLYRLGQLLGRMHAIAASRPFAHRESLTVSGFGHASLAALLDGGFVPRSLLPAYESVARDLLARLDELFARVRYTPIRLHGDCHPGNLLHRDDAFHMVDLDDCRMGPAVQDLWMMLAGERHERLGQLAELVDGYQEFHDFAARELPLIEGLRALRLMHHSAWIAKRWDDPAFPLAFPWFAGERYWGDQILSLREQLAALDEEPLRLF; the protein is encoded by the coding sequence ATGAGCCACCCCTTCTCCACCCTCACCCCGGATCTGGTGCTCGATGCCGTGGAGAGCCTCGGCTATCTCAGCGACGCCCGCGTATTGGCACTCAACAGCTACGAGAACCGCGTCTATCAGGTGGGCATCGAGGACGAAACGCCGCTGATCGCCAAGTTCTATCGCCCGGACCGCTGGAGCGATGCGGCGATCCGTGAAGAGCACACCTTCAGCCTCGAGCTGGCCGAACACGAAGTGCCGGTGGTGGCGCCACTGCTGCGCGATGGCGAAACGCTGTTCGAGCATGGCGGCTTTCGCTTCGCGTTGTTTCCCCGCCGCGGCGGACGTGCGCCTGAGCCGGGCAATCTCGACCAGCTGTATCGCCTCGGCCAGTTGCTCGGGCGCATGCATGCCATCGCCGCCAGCCGCCCCTTCGCGCATCGCGAAAGTCTGACGGTCAGCGGCTTCGGCCACGCCTCGCTGGCCGCCCTGCTCGACGGCGGCTTCGTACCGCGCAGCCTGCTGCCCGCCTACGAGTCGGTGGCGCGCGACCTGCTCGCCCGTCTCGACGAGCTGTTCGCCCGCGTGCGCTACACGCCGATCCGCCTGCACGGCGACTGCCACCCCGGCAACCTGCTGCACCGCGACGACGCCTTCCATATGGTCGATCTCGACGACTGCCGCATGGGCCCGGCGGTGCAGGACCTGTGGATGATGCTGGCCGGCGAGCGCCACGAACGCCTCGGCCAGCTCGCCGAGCTGGTCGACGGCTATCAGGAATTCCACGACTTCGCCGCCCGCGAACTGCCGCTGATCGAGGGCCTGCGCGCCCTGCGCCTGATGCACCACAGCGCCTGGATCGCCAAGCGCTGGGACGATCCGGCCTTCCCCCTGGCCTTCCCCTGGTTCGCCGGCGAACGCTACTGGGGCGACCAGATTCTCTCTCTGCGCGAACAACTGGCGGCGCTGGACGAGGAGCCGCTGCGGCTGTTCTGA